The sequence TTATGAAGGCCGtaattcacattgaggcaaagtggtAAATTGTTGAAATACCATCCTTGTTGAGtcattgttgatattcttgtgcatattgtggttgagccttgggctatttattTTGGAAACACTATTATTGTCAACTtatttggcaagttgtgatattaggcacttgaggtgtgatttatgatacattgtgatattgatgcacatgcgatggtataaggattggggttaaaacgcatgcagtgagataaggtgggcttggtatacgtgttgctagtaggggaactacttgaagccatgcggtgtgataaggtgtgCTAAAATGCGGGTAGCTATTTCCGAAAAAATGAGTTTTAAAATCTAAATGTAAGGTTCCcgtggtgatataagaaaagaatATGAGTGGTTATGTGATAcgagactacgaggcgatacttTGGTAGTGATTCTTGTCATTACTTTTCTATTACATCACTCGTGTCTTGGTTGCTTTGTTTCTTTGGTATATTATTCCTTGTTTTCTTCCGTGATGCCTTATTTGCCTTAGTTAAGTGTAGTTATCCTTGGTATATATCCTTATTGTCTCATTTCcattgtttatcattatcacactgtTATATACCCGttcagttttcttatttattctagtatgGCCTTGACCTGAACTCGTCATTTCTctatcgaggttagacttgaaacttattgggtaccattttggtgtactcatgctacgcttctgtacatctttttgtgtagatccaggtacctcttaccAGCCCAGGCTCCGGTGAGTCGAGTTCGGatttggagactttaaggtatacttGCCGGCATTCGCAGGCCTtagagtcaccctctatctagtgctagttcattttccctttttatatatACTATTGTATATGGATGTTCTGTATACTcttatagagcttgtgacttgatATCACCGAATTTTGGGGAGTTTGTTTCTGTTGAGTTGCGGAGTTCTTTTAtgatagttgttgagttatttgaatgttttattattatcttagCTACATTCTACATGtatgttagtcttacctagtcttagaaactaggtgctatcacgacatcctacggagaaaaattggggtcgtgatatgaACTtgtcttttagaggtggagaatataacgaaTAGATAGGTTATTTTGAGTTCTATCTTTCTGTCTCTTGATTTGAGGCCTTAAAtagctttatttgatgttttattaCTTGTGTTCATGGCTCCTTTTAATTTTGCGGAAAGTTTAGATATGTTCTAGATGAAAAATTTAGGCCAAATACATCGGCAGCCCCTTAAAGTTGTCCTCACTTTTCACTTAAACACCCTATTTTAAGTCCATTTCATTTGAACACTTTAATTAGGTCTTTACTGTGTCATTTAGACATAAAATTTGGAGGCAGCCAAACACAAAAGTGTGTGCAATCACACGCTAGAGTGACGAATAAAACGAGGACACGTGGATTCACTCGTTGTCATCTTCCCCAACTATCACTCGTCGCCAGAAAAATCATTTTCGGCCATTTTTTTCTAGCTCAATTCTGGGCCAAATCAATATATTCCAAACAATGAAGATTGTTATCCACCTCCAGATCTAACTTTTCACAAATTTTTAGACCATCCCACCATTAAAAACGTCAGCACCGATGTTCTGCAGAACTCCGGTGAGCTTCAGTTAGCCGGAAATTGAGTTCCAACCGTCtaaattgaacaaaatcaatgCGAAGAAACATAGGTACCCCCTCCTTCCGTCTTTATCTGCCAAAAGGAAAACACACAGGTACCGTttttggattttcagatctggagaAAGGATATATTTATGTcaattgtttttctttcttttttgggttGAACATCCCTTCTTTTAGCTAACTAGAGAAGAAAAAATCTGAGTTGAGAAAAAAGGGAAGAAACAAAAAGAATCTGGCGATTCTAGCAACTACCGGCCATTGCTCATTTCCTTTCCTCCTTCATCTCTATTATTCTGTTTCGTTGTTGTTTTAACTGATAAAAGAGCAGAACTGAAAGAAATGACCGGACATTTAATAGTTCGGCGACTACCATTAAAATCGGCGACATTTATCACCATTTCTGGTGTTCCATCGTTGTAGTATTGGAGATTCGTTCGTGTTCTGTCTATTACTGATTTCGTGGTTGGTGTGTAAATGTTAAAACCTTGATAACATATTACTGTTTCTTGTCGCCTCTTTGGACCTAGCAGCAGAGTTCTGACTTTTCCGGTGACCTTGTTCATGTTCTGCTTGCCAAAGAATAGGaggaaaaagaaagtaaaaataaataaaaaatagaaatacCGATCTCTCACTCTCAGAAAAATAGTGTAACACACGCACTATGCCACATCATTAAATTATGTTTAAATGACACATTTGAGATATGGTTAAAGTGttcaaataaaatgaacttaaaaTAGGGTGTTTAAGTGAAAAATGAGGACAACTTTAAGGGGTTGCCGATGTATTTGGCCAAAAATTTAATTCTAAAGTCTTGATGTTGTTGCAGTTAACCAcagtcaacattcttggtaaacgacctcggattggtattttgacaatttctgtagattcatatgataattttggacttgtacatatGTTTGGTTTTGTTCCTTAGTGATCGAAGGTTGTTTCAGTAATTATAGTTGAAAGTTGAAGAGTCTGAACTTTGgaatttttgtttgatgtttgaTGCTTGGCTTTGATGTTAATTTTAGTATTTATTCcttcgagcaagtttgtgttaggTATATAGACTTGTTGGAataattggatggggtcccaaAAGGCTCAGGTGAGTTCTAAGATGGTTTCAGACAATTTCGGGAAGTTGTCCATTGTTGGTGCTACCGAGATCGCATTTGCAATGCTAGGTTCTCAATTGCGAGGCTACATTTGCGAATGTCGCTTTGCATTTGTGAGAAATTAAGGGAGTTAAGGTAGCATCGCATTTGGATGCTATGATTTGCAATTGCgatgtcgcaattgcaaagttGCATTTGCAATTATGAAGGCTCGGGGAAGAAATCATATTTGCGATCAATTGGTTGCATTTGCGAGCTTCATATTTGCAAAGATTTCTTTTGCATTTGTGACATCTCTAACTCGGATAAAGAAGGTTTTAGGATTGATTTGTTCTTCTCCATTTTTAGACCTAATCTTTGTAAGGAGGAGTTTTCTGAGagaattttctttcaacttcaaatattagtattttgaacTTAGTTTTGATtaaatttcataattttccatataTTTTCACCCTTAAATCTAGGATTTCAAAGAGTAGAAAATGGAGTTTTCATAGAAACTTAAGAAAGTGAGTTTTGAAAGTTTAGACCTCAATATAAGGTCGGATCTGGAAACAAatttacatatttgggctcggaGAAGAATAAATAATCTGAATTTGGTCTTGATTACGGATTTTCGACTACGTAGGCCCAGATGGACtttttttaaataagataaaagtcaAACCTTTTTTATACTAGGACAAtttttaaagcttgttttgacttatttgagTAATATTTGTCTAGGTTCAAGTTGTTTGGAggcatgattttttttttttaaaaaaaggtaagtattttggttaaccttgacttgggaGAATTAGGTTGTAAATGTTTTACTTGCTATCTGCTAAATGTGTTTGTGTGGCATATATGCATGGTAACAAATGTATATGCATTTGTCATAGTTTAAAGCATGCAATAGTAGAGTTAATTTTACTTGTGTCTTTGTTTATTTCTTGTACTATTTTCTTATGTCATGAAAATGTTAATTTGCTTATTTCACCTTGGTCATGTTCATCTTTTCCTTAACGAAATATGCTTAATCTTTATCTTTGATATTATATTATGCACTTTGTCATGTTTGATTTCTTGTTAGATGTTCCCATATGAATTGGTatgttggatcgagttgcacgccaatCTTATAATATGATCGGGTTGTTCGCCGCGATAATACGGTCATTAGATCTGGTTGCTCGCTGCAACAGTATTGTGTTGGATCAGATTGTTCGCCACAACAAATATGATGCGAATTTCTTGTGTTTGATTTATGATATTGTTCTCCTTTGTGGAATTTGCTTCATAAGATCATGCTATGTTGTTATTCCGTGAATCCTGTATAAATTATGCTCTTAGTTGGTTTTTTTCTTATGTATTtgtttttctatctttttatttgTTCTACTGTTTGTTTTCTGATTATTATCTATACAAGTTGTGATTAAATAAGTTTTTATCACAgcttcgtcactacctcgtcgaggttaggctcaatacttactgagtatattgggtcggttgtactcaaacTAAACTtatgtacttcttgtgcagattcaaGTGCTAGTACCAGTGAAATCCCGAAAGGTGCTTAGCTTGGATACTTGGAAGACTCAAGGTAGTGTTGCATATCGGTTCGCAGCCTTAAAGGCACCTTCTTATATATCTATCACTATTCACTTGTTTCAAATAATATCGTATTTATTTCAAACCTTGTATTTAATACTCTctagtgctcatgtactcggtgataTCAGCCTTGGGGAGTTATTTGAATAGTTGTAATGATTTTAGATTTATTATGTAGTTTCAGAGCTTTTActctttatttatgatattatgccGTTAAATATTTAGTTTTGTCTCTTTAATTAGTGTTAAGTATTGGCTTGCCTTGCAAGTGAAGTTAGGCGCCACCATCACGATTCCTTGATTGGGATTTTGGACCGTTACATTTAGGTACTTTCTTGAGACGATGCATTATAATAAATTTTAAGcaataatcaaaataaatattatatttaaattgataatacaatataatacaatgaGAAACAATCACCCAAGCAAATTGTGAGAATGAAAGTTGGTATGACACCGGAACGGAATTGGATATGCAAGGTTTGGTTGCTTACTCAAGTGATGTGATTCAAGATTTGGGTGATGAACCTAGTTACAAACTAATGCCAAAATCGTGAGATATATGAAGCAGACACCATAACACAGaccccttttattttattttaggacAGCACAAAATTAAGAGTGCAAAAAGTTACAATGAGAATTAAACTTATTGTGGCAGTGGGATATCAGCAAGATCCTCTCTATAAGGAACACGATCTACCAATTCCACATTGTTTGTTCCATCTTCCATATAACGTTGAGCATTTGGATTGTCCTTAATTGGGTCAATGTAGGTAACAACTGTGTCTTTTCGAAACATAAGGTAAATCACTGCTAGAATATAGATAGCCATCAACGGAAATACTACGATCCCAATGAACACATTTCCAACTTTAGGCAAATTGTTGTGTATTAGCCAATCTACAAAGGCTGTGGTGAGGTAGTAGATATTGATGCCAATGATTCCTAGCCCAAGTATCCACGAGATCACGATAATCTAAATAATCAAAGAAAACGAAACATTAGTATCCGAGAACCTATCTAGGCAAGCTTTCAGAATCTGTTTATTTTGAAAACCGATTGTGATTATAAGGGCCGTGGCTTACATAAATTGAATTCTTGTGTGGTCCTAACTTGGTGGAACTGCTACTGAATTTGAGCAATGGAATGAGAGCAAATGGAAGTTCAAAAGAAAGTATCATCTGAAAAATGGCCAAAAAAGGTtagtttttcctttaaaaaatgtaaaaaggatctaaaggaaaataaaaagcaGTAATATTAACTGAAGCAATAATGATTAGCCTGCCAGCTCCAGATGATCCTCCAATAATTGAAACAACAAGGCTTGGAGTAATAGCAATAAGCCTAGTAATCAAGTTCCTTAACCATGTCTTCATCTTAAGATCCAAGAATCCCTAATTCACACAAAACAATATGATTATTATAAGTTCTGTAATGACAACGAAAAAAATGTATTGAAAAATTTGTACACTTACTTGCATGATAAATTGACCAGCATAAGTACCAGTTATGGTAGAGCTTTGTCCCGAGGCTAATAATGCAATAGCATAAACAGTAGAACTTGATTTTCCAAGTACATTCTGCGAATTAAAATTAAACATAGTAATAACCAGATAGTTAAtttattatattaaataaatcattttcgagaagagaaaagaaaatattccAGGGCAGGATTGTTGTAAACCTTGAGAAGAAAAGAAGCAGAGTTCAAAGTGATGTCGCTGCAACTATCTttattctcttgagagagattgTCAGCTCCGCAAACAGTACCAGAAACAGAGATAACTGCTACATTGATTAGGAACGCCACAAACAGTGCAAATCCACTCTCTATCAAGAAGTATTTACATGCGTCCTGCAAAATTCATCTTTTCCTCTAATTGGAACGTACAAGAAAAACTTTAAATctgtgctatatatatatatatatattcgaactTACATTAATGCCACGAACCGAATGTGGTATTTTCCTAGAGAGCACAAGTGCTGAGTGAAGAAAAAGGTTGTGCCTGTAAACATATATAAACAGAGAATTTAGACACACGTACTCACTTTGCACTTAGTCATATAAAATGAGTACTAATTAGTTTGAAACTTACGGCATGACGAGAGCACCCAACAAGGCAATAGCATCAGCGGTGGCGCCATTACCGTTAAGCTTAGGAATGAACATTCCTTTGACTACTTCTTTAGCAGGAGGTTTTACATAACTCATTTCCCCGAAGAAACACGCCGCCATTACGAACACTAGCACTGCTATTAGCAATTCTAGCTTTCTCACCTGCACGGACCAGACAAagttttacatatatatatatatatataggagtgACAAAGTAAATGAGAGCTGAGTTAATAAATGGACCGAACCGGACCGGACTAAACTTATGTTGATTAGGTAAGTCATATTTTCTTGAGCTGATTTTGCCATCCCTATTTACATATATAAGATTGAGATAGGATGGTTTGGTCATCAATCAGCTACTTTAATTTCATTTTCAACTTTATTGATGTGATAGAATGTTTGGAAGATACGAAACTCTAGGCTTCTTTAATATCATTTTCGAATGCGAGAAGAATATTCTAACAAATTCAAAGTTAAACCAAAAGTAAGATTCTCAACAGTCATGTTAAAAACAACACTTAGATACATTAATTATTTAAAGAGTTACTATAAAGACAAACTGTACTAGTGGGATTGCGCAGGCGgctttaattataaataaaatatttaagaagTTTGATTGAACATATAACTACCAAATTTAATTTAACTAGACTTAGAGTTTCAGAGAAAACGCCTAACTTTTAGTGGAATATTTATGCGAATTATTAACGAGCTCCCCCGAGTGGAATGGTTGAAGTAATTGGTCTCATTATTCAGATTAGGGCTCGCTAGTACTTAAAGTTATTCGCTATACTTGATACGATCTTTGAATGGATaaaaatatagttaaagtttggatatatttgtttaaaataatgagtatttgaaattaaaattgatggatatgaattttatttgaaaaattactAGGCGTTtgaacataagaattgtaaagttcggaaaaatggtgtaaaattttttcaagtgaaaatgatatttgaaatttagagttgtgtttggacataaatttcagtttgggttgtttttgaagctTTGTGAATAAtttgatgaaaattttgaaaaacaactttttgtagttttaaaaattttcgaaatttttcaaaatgcatcttcaagtaaaaattgaaaattttatgaacaaacactgatttcaaaaaaaaaaaagtaaaattattttgaaaaaatcttCCATCAAATTTGAGTGAAAACTGCAATTTTACTTGAAAACTCCTCAAACAAATGTTTCTAAATATATTATAAAAGCCAAAATGGTAAAGCAAATATTGTGCAAATGTCTAATCAATTTGTGAAGTACATGATAGTGGACCCTACCACATCCTGAATCCTCAGATTCAGTTATGTATCAAACAAAAGTTTTCTCAAagtaaattaaaagttaaaacatttcctttcttttcttcaaataatGCATGTCCAAATGCGTACTGAATTTATGAGTTACATGATAGTGGACTCCACCACATCCCTGATTTAGTTATGTGTCAAAACAAACGTTTTCTATAtgtaaattaaaagttaaaacgttccttctattttcttctaAACTTTTTGTGGTTGTTTGGGGGGtgatagaaaaataaataaaacaagaagGGTCCAACAGCAATTAAGCAAACTTACCCCATATCTCTGCAGGCCAATGAAGAGGAGAGTACTCACACCAGTGCAAAGAACTCCAACCCAAACAGGAATATGGAACAATATATTAAGAGCAAAAGCTGTCCCAATCACTGCCGGAAAGAAGACATAAatcatttaattaaaaaaatttatttgataGATAAAGAAT is a genomic window of Nicotiana tabacum cultivar K326 chromosome 16, ASM71507v2, whole genome shotgun sequence containing:
- the LOC107805782 gene encoding metal transporter Nramp6.1-like; the protein is MENHQQNQVNGGSKRIVAVAESPLPSSNNDHHEPQKHGWKNFFAYVGPGFLVSLAYLDPGNLETDLQAGANHGYELLWVILIGLIFALIIQSLAANLGVSTGKHLSELCRAEYPIFVKYCLWILAEVAVIAADIPEVIGTAFALNILFHIPVWVGVLCTGVSTLLFIGLQRYGVRKLELLIAVLVFVMAACFFGEMSYVKPPAKEVVKGMFIPKLNGNGATADAIALLGALVMPHNLFLHSALVLSRKIPHSVRGINDACKYFLIESGFALFVAFLINVAVISVSGTVCGADNLSQENKDSCSDITLNSASFLLKNVLGKSSSTVYAIALLASGQSSTITGTYAGQFIMQGFLDLKMKTWLRNLITRLIAITPSLVVSIIGGSSGAGRLIIIASMILSFELPFALIPLLKFSSSSTKLGPHKNSIYIIVISWILGLGIIGINIYYLTTAFVDWLIHNNLPKVGNVFIGIVVFPLMAIYILAVIYLMFRKDTVVTYIDPIKDNPNAQRYMEDGTNNVELVDRVPYREDLADIPLPQ